The genomic window CGGGCGGCTCTACCGATCCGGGCAGATGTCCCCGGCCGCGCTGGGCCGGGCTCTTCGTGAGCACCGCATCCGGACGGTGCTCAACCTCCGCGGCCCGAACCCGCGCGAGCGTTGGTACCGGGATGAGCTCCGGACGACGCTCGAGTCCGGCGCCACGCAGGTGGACGTGCCGCTGTCGTCGTGCGTCTGGATGTCGAGGGTGCAGCTCCGCGGCCTCATCCGCATCCTGGAGGCGAGCGAGTACCCGCTGATCGTCCACTGCGCCTGGGGATCGGAGCGGACGGGGCTGACGGCCGCGATCTCCGAGCTCCTCCGCCCCGGGGGCACGCTGGAATCCGCACGCGGCCAGCTCGCGATCCGATACCTGTACGTGCCGCTCGGCGACGGCAGGATCATGGGCGAGTTCGTCGAGCAGTATGCCGATTGGCTGAGGGCTCGGGGGCTCGCCCACGACCCGGTGGCCTTCCGCCGCTGGGCCGAGGAGGGTTATTCTCC from Aquisphaera giovannonii includes these protein-coding regions:
- a CDS encoding phosphatase domain-containing putative toxin — encoded protein: MSPAALGRALREHRIRTVLNLRGPNPRERWYRDELRTTLESGATQVDVPLSSCVWMSRVQLRGLIRILEASEYPLIVHCAWGSERTGLTAAISELLRPGGTLESARGQLAIRYLYVPLGDGRIMGEFVEQYADWLRARGLAHDPVAFRRWAEEGYSPGNPSREAWPYDPTPLSVETRPGGPTQQVAGATPDPRRPSSARR